A genomic region of Metopolophium dirhodum isolate CAU chromosome 1, ASM1992520v1, whole genome shotgun sequence contains the following coding sequences:
- the LOC132934069 gene encoding 52 kDa repressor of the inhibitor of the protein kinase-like produces MRKKPENALQAMTFCNKEMYPSVFKLLQILATIPVSTASNERSFSNLKRIKTYLRNSMNEARLNGLAMMSIHRDEQCLTVDAVLAELGKTKKRLDFIL; encoded by the exons ATGAGAAAAAAGCCAGAAAATGCACTCCAAGCAATGACATTTTGCAATAAAGAAATGTACCCAAGTGTCTTCAAACTCCTTCAGATCCTTGCTACTATACCAGTTTCTACTGCATCAAATGAGCGCTccttttcaaatttgaaaagaATCAAAACATATCTACGGAATTCTATGAACGAG gcTAGACTAAACGGCTTGGCAATGATGTCGATTCATAGGGATGAGCAATGCTTAACAGTTGACGCAGTCTTGGCAGAACTAGGCAAAACCAAAAAAagattagattttattttgtaa
- the LOC132944800 gene encoding uncharacterized protein LOC132944800, with the protein KSDNLHSSINFDGGVFMSSHDFQKFTFTSLTHLKYDMSAMMLIIKDTNEKVQALMAQSNNNFISTISPKQNSNDMNIFPLTSDDGLMAEEKKIDDTHYRNELICKLSLLADNNNLNNSVRRIISRLCDDTLLLSYSLTGFKHNKPFGSLKIYQHI; encoded by the exons AAATCAGATAATTTGCATTCAAGTATTAATTTTGATGGTGGTGTGTTCATGTCTTCTCACg ATTTTCAAAAGTTTACATTCACATCATTAACTCACTTAAAATATGACATGAGTGCTATGATGCTTATTATTAAGGATACTAACGAAAAGGTGCAAGCACTAATGGCacaatcaaacaataattttatatccacAATTTCcccaaaacaaaattcaaatgatATGAACATATTCCCATTAACTAGTGATGATGGACTTATggcagaagaaaaaaaaatagatgataCTCATTATAGAAATGAATtg atttgtaaattatcattgttggctgacaataataatttaaacaatagtgTGAGAAGAATTATTTCACGCTTGTGTGATGATACATTACTTCTAAGTTATTCGCTAACTGGTTTCAAACATAATAAGCCATTTGGAAGTCTTAAAATATACCAG CACATATAA
- the LOC132944827 gene encoding LOW QUALITY PROTEIN: uncharacterized protein LOC132944827 (The sequence of the model RefSeq protein was modified relative to this genomic sequence to represent the inferred CDS: inserted 1 base in 1 codon; deleted 1 base in 1 codon), translating into MAHYQATTTICENMKNRLGNVEIEEICSLFIQQFSRATLPYLNEIEANHRSLMLAINNDDTIVRRGLGQTFRRMTNVLYGVCSKIDVEFIINQITELNRSKVPSKSNIPEKIRFLQAEVNNSTQQLELQQQKVEQNLQYLQVQTNLTIQILNKLAFRTKVLEQSLLFELVLNKYAYETQNLISIINTALDGKIHTSVFTPQHIIKELLEIKVDLPIGNTFPLEVNIESLNEILRISEKKHILKRQLIIEIPLITSEEYSIYLAIPLPIPHREQTIFLVDPEIDYLGVSRDNENFIALDNXKWEECTTLKPYKVCRGNQHVQHCAESDVCLVSLLVNNQFNPDYCKFKFVSLKAPIWHQLVQTNSWIYYTQREVGTITCTNPTENSKIEIEGVGRITIPPFCKINLRNSILFSNNKASRDSHSDIIPENSKNEPLHTLADIVKTIIPQNLTNKILIQHLNQLTNKAVELNELSHTLAEPSLIFNINIHVIVIYIIVILTILTTSILSFSLRKNVTKIYNPEIPEAEKPNGIQEDTQYNHNAEFVS; encoded by the exons ATGGCTCACTATCAAGCAACCACGACcatttgtgaaaatatgaagAACAGACTTGGTAATGTGGAAATTGAGGAGATTTGCTCTCTGTTTATACAACAATTTTCTAGAGCAACTTTGCCCTATTTAAACGAGATCGAAGCTAATCACAGAAGTCTTATGTTAGCCATTAATAATGATGATACTATAGTTCGACGGGGATTGGGGCAGACATTCAGGCGTATGACCAACGTTCTGTATGGTGTATGCTCAAAGATTGATGTTGAAttcattataaatcaaataacagAACTAAATCGAAGCAAAGTACCTAGCAAAAGCAATATTCCGGAAAAGATCAGATTCTTACAAGCAGAAGTAAATAACTCTACACAACAATTAGAACTTCAACAACAAAAAGTAGAACAAAACCTCCAGTACCTACAAGTACAAACAAATCTTACTATCCAAATTCTTAATAAATTGGCATTCCGAACCAAAGTATTAGAACAATCATTACTATTTGAACTAGTTTTAAACAAGTACGCTTATGAAACCCAGAACCTTATCTCCATAATAAATACAGCATTAGATGGAAAAATTCACACTAGTGTCTTTACTCCACAGCACATTATTAAAGAACTTCTCGAAATTAAGGTAGACTTGCCGATTGGAAATACTTTTCCATTGGAAGTTAATATAGAATCTCTTAATGAAATCCTCCGAATCtctgaaaaaaaacatattcttAAAAGACAACTAATCATAGAAATCCCACTAATTACCAGTGaggaatatagtatatacctcgCTATACCTTTACCCATACCCCACAGGGAACAAACCATTTTCTTAGTCGACCCTGAAATAGATTATTTAGGTGTAAGCAGAGACAACGAAAATTTTATTGCTTTAGATA GCAAGTGGGAAGAATGTACAACATTAAAGCCCTATAAAGTTTGTAGAGGTAATCAACATGTACAGCATTGTGCAGAATCAGATGTATGTTTAGTTTCATTACTAgtgaataatcaatttaatccaGACTATTGCAAATTCAAATTCGTTTCATTAAAAGCCCCTATATGGCATCAGTTAGTGCAAACTAATTCATGGATCTATTATACCCAACGGGAAGTAGGTACCATCACTTGCACAAATCCAACAGAAAATTCCAAGATAGAAATTGAGGGCGTAGGTAGAATCACTATACCcccattttgtaaaattaatctcagaaactctatattattttctaataacaaAGCTAGTAGGGATAGTCATTCAGATATTATACCAGAAAATTCTAAGAATGAACCGTTACACACATTGGCAGATATAGTCAAAACAATTATTCCTCAAAACCTCACTAATAAAATCCTAATTCAACATTTGAACCAACTGACTAATAAAGCAGTTGAGTTAAATGAACTTTCACATACCCTAGCTGAACCttcattaattttcaacatTAACATTCACGTTattgtcatttatattattgtaatactaacaatattaacaactagtatattaagttttagtttaagaaaaaatgtcacaaaaatATACAACCCTGAAATACCAGAAGCA GAAAAACCTAATGGTATTCAGGAAGACACacagt ACAATCATAATGCTGAGTTTGTGTCGTAA
- the LOC132936371 gene encoding E3 SUMO-protein ligase KIAA1586-like → MTGKKAGVATKLREKIPNLFTWHCLCHRLELSVHDVIKDCTGVSRFQSLMDKLYAYYHQSPKNSMGLDKSCVEVGIEMKKIGRVLNVRWSASSFRTIKAIWNNYPGIYLHVSKTHDATSNGIKKKLESSSFLEELGLFYDVLSELAMLSCILQSRKTTLMRAQSEINRTIRILESLKAEPGEKEKEIIEAIQKGINKGVNITMTKSGGINRLQFLQNLVDRMRQRLFDDSKDKTMLEDIQVIDEVFKVATNDAKGEDEVKRVSRTLGFSEFESVVDFRSRNVFSSFMKALNILPTSTADCERGFSDMNLTITDLRTRLNIENVSDLMFISINGPSVADFNPRPYIKIWLRDHRSAVSTPRGKERKEIDDENKMQKLFFNNLFN, encoded by the exons ATGACGGGTAAGAAAGCTGGAGTTGCTACTAAACTACGCGAAAAAATTCCGAATCTATTTACCTGGCATTGTTTATGTCATCGCCTCGAACTCTCAGTACATGACGTAATAAAAGATTGTACTGGAGTCTCTCGTTTCCAAAGTCTAATGGACAAACTCTATGCTTACTATCATCAAAGTCCTAAAAATTCAATGGGTTTAGATAAATCTTGTGTTGAAGTAGgcattgaaatgaaaaaaataggtCGTGTTTTGAATGTACGCTGGTCTGCAAGCAGTTTTCGAACTATAAAAGCCATATGGAATAATTATCCGggaatatatttacatgttagTAAAACACATGATGCGACATCAAacggcataaaaaaaaaattagaatccTCTTCTTTTTTGGAGGAACTTGGACTTTTTTACGATGTTCTTTCTGAGCTTGCAATGTTATCTTGTATATTACAGTCCAGAAAAACAACTCTAATGCGTGCCCAGTCGGAGATAAATAGAACGATTAGAATTTTAGAAAGTCTGAAAGCTGAACCTGGGGAAAAAGAAAAGGAAATTATAGAAGCTATTCAGAAAGGAATTAACAAAGGTGTCAATATTACAATGACAAAATCAGGAGGGATTAACAGGTTAcaatttttgcaaaatttagTAGACAGAATGCGTCAACGCTTATTTGATGACTCAAAAGATAAAACAATGCTAGAAGACATTCag gtaattgaTGAAGTGTTCAAAGTAGCAACTAATGATGCAAAGGGAGAAGATGAAGTTAAAAGAGTATCACGGACATTAGGTTTTTCTGAATTTGAAAGTGTAGTTGACTTCCGTTCAAGAAATGTTTTTTCTAGTTTCATGAAAGCATTAAATATACTCCCAACTTCAACAGCTGATTGTGAACGAGGGTTTTCCGATATGAATTTGACAATAACTGATTTAAGGACTagattaaacattgaaaatgtgTCAGATTTGATGTTCATCTCTATCAATGGCCCTTCAGTTGCAGATTTTAATCCTAgaccttatattaaaatttggttAAGAGATCACCGTTCTGCCGTTTCCACTCCTAGAGGTAAAGAAAGAAAAGAAATAGACGACGAAAATAAGAtgcagaaattattttttaacaatttatttaattaa